One stretch of Deinobacterium chartae DNA includes these proteins:
- a CDS encoding alpha-amylase family glycosyl hydrolase produces the protein MRQFSPCLQGLALLTLSLSLAACNQGGPPPSTPASTDWRDQSIYWALTDRFHNGNPANDNGANRDEGDRADRSNPLGWHGGDFAGITQKIREGYFQKLGFTAIWISPVTLQVRAIPVESGPNQGRRFAGYHGYWAEDFFQVDPHFGSLEELKTLVRVAHENGLKIIQDMVVNHAGYGSPLVTAHPEWFHTQAECDASSDPEKDCPLAGLPDFKQSVPEAKRYLDDAVNYWVRETGIDGIRMDTIKHADDAYWRSFFAAGGPGDPKRVWTVGEAFNFDPAFLARYMDELGAPSVFDFALYGAVRDSLSGGGDLTPVADVFALDTVYRDPTRLTTFVDNHDVKRFVSESQDRGVSADIARERLDLALSLIFTARGTPSVYYGSEIGLAGKGDPYDHPPGQGNRENMDFSQVSSSPLAARLTELNRARREHAALRRGQQQELWRPNGGPNIFAFRRVLEGAQPVVVVLNNSDQAVNLGSLEGGGIPLLGTFAGRSLREVTGRASDLEVSASGRLVGTVPARTLLAVTAPAGSGGNVGVNPGLANVEELQATAGEGAVRLGWKAPADPQVLGYRIYRRSGDAAYTAVNFAPLPRESSTQLLRGLQNGREYEFKVVSVDAQNRESGGVTVRAAPDASARVTVEFEVDARSQGNGQLQLRRFDTGSQILYPMQPDPARPGYWKTSIELPRYREIRFKFGNGAANARNSGYEAPNQPDRSLLVEGGTFKGTYDYITAPVPASRITGRVASGGQGLGNASVSAATLPELHYALTFGDGSYSLPAPEGPLTLTARAPGHQDSAPLEASAPAENVNFDLEAVKGKYVIDGDLSDWSAPKATLSSPQAGVFGPDNNLLELQVDFDDQNLYLAYRYRAAGNSAIVYLDLQEGGASSAAAFEAWPRRASFAQPVDFFLARYENQAVQLRRVVSDTSVPELPAAAYSSALSGSAPEYSAELALPWTSLGFASRPGGTLRVTGGIFGGDGYGAGDIAPDATSSPAAPENTIGSEAEQRSVTFGRALEVSLD, from the coding sequence ATGCGACAATTCAGCCCCTGCCTCCAGGGCCTGGCCCTGCTGACGCTGTCCCTGTCTCTCGCCGCATGCAACCAGGGAGGACCGCCCCCGTCTACGCCCGCGTCCACCGACTGGCGTGATCAGAGCATCTACTGGGCTTTGACCGACCGCTTTCACAACGGCAACCCCGCCAACGACAACGGGGCCAACCGCGACGAGGGCGACCGCGCGGACCGCAGCAACCCGCTTGGCTGGCACGGGGGTGACTTCGCCGGCATCACCCAGAAAATCCGGGAAGGCTACTTCCAGAAACTGGGGTTCACCGCCATCTGGATCTCCCCGGTCACGCTGCAGGTGCGCGCCATCCCGGTCGAGAGCGGCCCCAACCAGGGGCGACGCTTCGCCGGATACCACGGCTACTGGGCCGAGGACTTCTTCCAGGTTGACCCTCACTTTGGCAGCCTCGAGGAACTCAAGACCCTGGTGCGCGTTGCGCACGAAAACGGGCTGAAAATCATCCAGGACATGGTCGTGAACCACGCTGGCTACGGCTCGCCGCTCGTCACCGCACACCCGGAGTGGTTTCATACCCAAGCGGAGTGCGACGCCTCGAGCGACCCGGAAAAGGACTGTCCGCTGGCGGGCCTGCCCGATTTCAAGCAGAGCGTGCCCGAGGCCAAACGGTACCTGGATGACGCGGTGAACTACTGGGTGCGCGAAACCGGCATCGACGGCATTCGCATGGACACCATCAAACACGCCGATGACGCGTACTGGCGCTCGTTTTTTGCGGCGGGCGGCCCTGGGGATCCCAAGCGGGTCTGGACGGTCGGCGAGGCCTTCAATTTCGACCCCGCCTTTCTGGCACGCTACATGGACGAACTGGGCGCTCCCTCGGTGTTCGACTTCGCGCTGTACGGCGCTGTCCGTGACAGCCTCAGCGGCGGCGGCGACCTCACTCCGGTCGCGGACGTCTTCGCCCTCGACACGGTTTACCGCGATCCCACCCGCCTGACCACCTTCGTGGACAACCACGACGTCAAACGCTTTGTCAGCGAAAGCCAGGACCGCGGGGTGAGCGCCGATATCGCCCGCGAGCGCCTCGACCTGGCGCTGTCGCTGATCTTCACCGCACGCGGCACGCCCTCGGTGTACTACGGCAGCGAAATCGGACTGGCCGGCAAGGGCGACCCGTACGACCACCCGCCCGGCCAGGGCAACCGCGAGAACATGGATTTCTCGCAGGTGAGCAGCTCCCCGCTGGCCGCACGCCTGACGGAGCTCAACCGCGCACGCCGCGAACACGCCGCCTTGCGGCGCGGGCAGCAACAGGAACTGTGGCGTCCGAACGGCGGGCCCAACATCTTCGCCTTCCGACGGGTCCTCGAGGGAGCCCAGCCGGTGGTGGTCGTCTTGAACAACTCGGATCAGGCTGTGAACCTCGGCAGCCTCGAGGGCGGCGGAATCCCGCTGCTGGGGACTTTCGCGGGCCGCAGCCTGCGGGAGGTGACCGGCCGGGCAAGCGACCTCGAGGTGAGTGCCTCCGGCCGCCTGGTGGGAACGGTCCCCGCACGGACGCTGCTGGCCGTCACGGCCCCGGCGGGCAGCGGCGGCAACGTGGGAGTGAACCCGGGGCTGGCCAACGTGGAGGAGCTGCAGGCGACCGCAGGAGAAGGCGCTGTGAGGCTCGGCTGGAAAGCGCCCGCCGACCCGCAGGTGCTGGGCTACCGCATCTACCGCCGCAGCGGGGACGCGGCTTACACGGCCGTGAACTTCGCACCGCTGCCGCGCGAGAGCAGCACCCAGCTGCTGCGTGGTCTGCAAAACGGGCGCGAATACGAGTTCAAGGTGGTCTCGGTGGACGCCCAGAACCGCGAGTCGGGTGGCGTAACGGTCCGGGCTGCCCCGGACGCCTCGGCCCGGGTCACGGTGGAGTTCGAGGTGGACGCGCGCTCGCAGGGCAACGGCCAATTGCAGCTGCGCCGCTTTGACACCGGCAGCCAGATCCTCTATCCGATGCAACCCGACCCCGCGCGGCCGGGTTACTGGAAGACCTCGATCGAGTTACCCCGCTACCGCGAGATCAGGTTCAAGTTTGGCAACGGCGCCGCGAACGCGCGCAACAGCGGCTACGAGGCACCCAACCAGCCCGACCGCAGCCTGCTGGTCGAAGGCGGCACCTTCAAGGGCACCTACGACTACATCACCGCCCCCGTCCCCGCCTCGAGGATCACGGGCCGGGTTGCCTCGGGCGGGCAGGGGCTGGGGAACGCCAGCGTGAGTGCCGCCACCTTGCCCGAACTGCACTACGCCCTGACTTTTGGCGACGGCAGCTACAGCCTGCCCGCACCCGAGGGCCCGCTGACCCTGACCGCCCGCGCGCCCGGCCACCAGGACTCGGCCCCGCTCGAGGCCAGCGCCCCGGCCGAGAACGTCAACTTTGACCTCGAGGCCGTAAAGGGCAAGTACGTGATCGACGGCGACCTGAGCGACTGGAGCGCGCCGAAAGCCACGTTGAGCAGCCCACAGGCCGGAGTGTTCGGGCCGGACAACAACCTGCTCGAGTTGCAGGTGGACTTTGACGACCAGAACCTGTACCTGGCCTACCGCTACCGCGCTGCGGGCAACTCGGCCATCGTGTACCTCGACCTGCAAGAAGGTGGGGCCTCGAGTGCGGCGGCGTTCGAGGCGTGGCCGCGCCGGGCGTCGTTTGCACAGCCGGTGGATTTCTTCCTGGCGCGCTACGAGAACCAGGCGGTCCAGCTGCGCCGGGTCGTTTCGGACACCTCGGTTCCCGAGCTTCCGGCTGCCGCTTACAGCTCGGCCCTGTCCGGTAGCGCCCCGGAGTACAGCGCCGAACTGGCGCTGCCGTGGACCAGCCTGGGCTTTGCCTCGAGGCCGGGCGGCACCTTGCGCGTTACGGGCGGCATTTTTGGTGGGGATGGCTACGGTGCGGGCGACATCGCACCCGACGCGACCTCGAGTCCGGCAGCTCCGGAGAACACCATCGGCAGCGAGGCGGAGCAGCGTAGCGTCACCTTCGGGCGAGCGTTGGAGGTCAGCTTGGACTGA
- a CDS encoding MogA/MoaB family molybdenum cofactor biosynthesis protein produces the protein MSQEPHVAQAPRQVRAALLTVSDTRTLETDLSGRYLEEQLHAAGHIVTERRVIPDETVRIRAALVELMPQAQVVILSGGTGIAGRDVTVPVVESMITKPMPGFGELFRMLSYHEVGAAAMLSRAVGGLAGQTLLFALPGSLNAVQTAWKGLLGPELPHLVYEVFRQTSSLPRREAGTE, from the coding sequence ATGAGCCAGGAACCGCACGTCGCCCAGGCCCCGCGTCAGGTGCGCGCCGCACTGCTGACCGTCTCGGATACCCGCACCCTCGAGACCGACCTCTCGGGGCGCTACCTCGAGGAGCAGTTGCACGCGGCGGGGCACATCGTGACCGAGCGCCGCGTCATACCCGACGAGACGGTGCGGATCCGCGCCGCCCTGGTGGAGCTGATGCCGCAGGCCCAGGTGGTGATTCTCAGCGGTGGGACCGGCATTGCCGGGCGGGACGTGACCGTTCCGGTGGTGGAGTCCATGATCACCAAGCCGATGCCCGGGTTCGGAGAGCTGTTCCGGATGCTCTCCTACCACGAGGTCGGGGCGGCCGCGATGCTCTCGCGCGCGGTGGGCGGTCTGGCCGGACAAACCCTGCTCTTCGCGCTGCCCGGCAGCCTGAACGCGGTACAGACCGCCTGGAAGGGCCTGCTGGGCCCCGAACTGCCGCACCTGGTGTACGAGGTGTTCCGGCAGACCTCGAGCCTGCCCCGTCGCGAGGCGGGGACAGAGTAG
- a CDS encoding peptidoglycan-binding domain-containing protein: MRNFLAVSVLALTLSACSQNNPVAPATTETPATAMITPQALPSWPVLRNGSTGSAVTAAQYLLRARGYSISADGVFGSGTESAVRSFQSAQGLTADGIIGANTWTRLIVTVQSGSTGDAVRAAQTLLRAKGYSVTVDGVFGSGTVSAVRSFQSAQGLSADGIVGPNTWQALAGSGSSTPDSRASLAQQILNDSGISLLTYHVSGNGAGDGADAASNIRDTAAGRAAKRSSYGTAPGGSVYLDTNMLSGIVRLGQTYSFRITEIAGGSHSANSRHYAGVAFDVDLINGQRVGSGAPHAAFMSACRSLGATEVLGPGDSGHSTHVHCAWPR, encoded by the coding sequence ATGCGTAACTTCCTCGCCGTATCCGTGCTGGCTTTGACCCTTTCCGCCTGCTCGCAGAACAACCCGGTGGCCCCGGCTACCACCGAGACCCCCGCTACGGCCATGATCACGCCGCAGGCCCTGCCCAGCTGGCCGGTTCTGCGAAACGGTTCGACCGGCAGCGCGGTCACCGCCGCCCAATACCTGCTGCGGGCCCGGGGCTACTCGATCAGCGCCGACGGCGTGTTCGGATCGGGCACCGAAAGTGCCGTGCGCAGCTTCCAGAGCGCCCAGGGCCTGACCGCCGACGGCATCATCGGGGCCAACACCTGGACCCGTCTGATCGTGACCGTGCAGAGCGGCTCGACCGGAGATGCGGTCCGGGCGGCACAAACCCTGCTGCGGGCCAAGGGCTACAGCGTCACGGTGGACGGCGTGTTCGGATCGGGCACGGTCAGTGCGGTGCGCAGCTTCCAGAGCGCTCAGGGCCTGAGTGCGGACGGAATCGTAGGCCCCAACACCTGGCAGGCCCTGGCGGGCAGCGGCAGCAGCACCCCGGACAGCCGTGCCTCGCTGGCCCAGCAGATCCTCAATGACAGCGGTATCAGCCTGCTGACCTACCACGTCTCGGGGAACGGGGCCGGGGACGGGGCCGACGCGGCGTCCAACATCCGTGATACCGCGGCGGGCCGGGCCGCCAAGCGCTCGAGCTACGGCACCGCTCCGGGCGGCAGCGTGTATCTGGACACCAACATGCTCAGCGGCATCGTCCGGCTGGGTCAGACCTACTCGTTCCGCATCACCGAGATCGCGGGCGGCAGCCACTCGGCCAACTCGAGGCACTACGCCGGCGTGGCCTTCGACGTGGACCTCATCAACGGTCAGCGGGTGGGCAGCGGCGCGCCCCACGCGGCCTTCATGAGTGCCTGCCGGTCGCTCGGCGCCACCGAGGTCCTCGGTCCCGGCGACTCGGGGCACAGCACCCACGTGCACTGCGCCTGGCCGCGCTGA
- a CDS encoding NUDIX domain-containing protein: protein MLHKVVVYVTRGSELLVLSEPDHPEVGLQVPKGSVEPGETALQAAVRELEEESGLRLEGATFLGARDLERDVWQDRAQRWYAYWLEAPAGTPDAWTHRHSGQTFEYRWMPLEAPELAPSLGNRMDLFLPQLREAWINRHRAETRPKAAAYVTRGETVLVFRQVEAPEAGVQIPKGSIDPGESPEQAVLREVLEETGLALSAPRPLGEHLYRGVQRWHFFHLEAPPDTPDRWLHTVSGGPGDAGMLFECYFAPLEACGLDWGMDALLPELTRTHRGR, encoded by the coding sequence GTGTTGCACAAGGTTGTCGTCTACGTCACACGCGGAAGCGAGCTGCTGGTCCTCTCCGAGCCGGACCACCCCGAAGTCGGCCTGCAGGTCCCCAAGGGCTCGGTCGAGCCGGGCGAGACCGCGCTGCAAGCAGCCGTGCGCGAACTCGAGGAGGAAAGCGGACTGCGCCTTGAGGGAGCCACCTTCCTGGGAGCGCGCGACCTCGAGCGCGACGTGTGGCAGGACCGGGCGCAGCGCTGGTACGCCTACTGGCTCGAGGCGCCCGCCGGTACCCCCGATGCCTGGACGCACCGCCACAGCGGCCAGACTTTCGAGTACCGCTGGATGCCGCTCGAGGCCCCCGAGCTCGCTCCCTCCCTGGGCAACCGGATGGACCTGTTCCTGCCGCAGCTGCGCGAGGCCTGGATCAACCGCCACCGCGCGGAAACGCGTCCCAAGGCTGCCGCCTACGTGACCCGGGGTGAGACGGTGCTGGTTTTCCGGCAGGTGGAGGCCCCCGAAGCCGGGGTGCAGATTCCCAAGGGCAGCATCGATCCGGGCGAGTCGCCCGAGCAGGCGGTGCTGCGCGAGGTCCTCGAGGAGACCGGGCTGGCCCTGTCGGCGCCGCGCCCGCTGGGCGAGCACCTGTACCGCGGCGTGCAGCGCTGGCACTTTTTTCACCTCGAGGCCCCGCCGGATACGCCCGACCGCTGGCTGCACACGGTCTCGGGCGGCCCCGGGGACGCCGGAATGCTTTTTGAATGCTACTTCGCGCCCCTCGAGGCCTGCGGGCTCGACTGGGGCATGGACGCGCTGTTACCCGAACTGACGCGCACCCACCGCGGGCGCTGA
- a CDS encoding valine--tRNA ligase — MKELPKTFDPTAIEPRWAKRWATEPFRADATSGKPPYTIVIPPPNVTGNLHLGHAMDNTIIDTLVRYKRMAGFEALYVPGTDHAGISTQVVVERELRKNENLSRYDLGREAFLERVWAFKEQSKGQITGQLQRLGISADWTRERFTMDEGLSRAVRHQFVRLYHEGLAYRGERIVNWDPVSQTTLSDLEVLREERKGKMYTLSYKLADPQAAPSNGEAGEIRIATVRPETIFADQAIAVHPEDERFAHLIGQQARIPLTDRWIPIIADAAVERDFGVGALKITPAHDPTDFEIGERHGLARPSVIDLTGKMTSELVPAPFVGLDRFEARKKVVAALEESGDLIEAKDHTIALGISERTKEPVEPIISTQWFVRMEEMARAVLAGLDRGDMRLYPERWEKVNRDWLENIRDWNISRQLWWGHQIPAWYDDEGNIYVPPLENPDLDPSTLPENAGKNLRRDPDVFDTWFSSNLWPFSTLGWPDTDSEDYRKFYPTAVLVTGYDILFFWVARMQMAGYHFTGKAPFSRIMLHGLYLDAKGQKMSKSKGNGVDPLELFDQYGVDASRFAFAYLSTGGQDIRHDPRRFEQGRNFVNKLWNAARFVMMNLEGEAHEAEHTLADRWIRSRLNDTVRGVTEALEEMDLGAAIRLAYSFTWDEFCDWYIEAAKPALKEGNRATRETIQQVLEGILKLLHPFMPFVTSEIYEALGHRRQIAVHSWPRVNEDLFDAEATRAFEDLRAAVSAARSLKSELGLSPQDRLPVVVSGEGAATVRENAYVVEGIARVDLVESVEGRTLSQVESSVTVHVPIEGTVNLEEWLARQKKRLAELEKQIKQAEGKLANEGFVARAPQEVVDEERRRIADFSAQRERLLEVVAQFA, encoded by the coding sequence ATGAAAGAGCTACCCAAAACCTTCGATCCGACCGCCATCGAGCCGCGCTGGGCCAAACGCTGGGCTACCGAACCGTTCCGTGCCGACGCCACCAGCGGCAAGCCGCCGTACACCATCGTGATCCCGCCGCCCAACGTGACCGGGAACTTGCACCTGGGTCACGCGATGGACAACACCATCATCGATACGCTGGTCCGCTACAAGCGCATGGCGGGCTTCGAGGCGCTGTACGTGCCCGGAACGGATCACGCCGGAATCTCCACGCAGGTGGTGGTGGAGCGCGAACTGCGCAAGAACGAGAACCTCTCGAGGTACGACCTGGGACGCGAAGCTTTCCTCGAGCGGGTGTGGGCGTTTAAGGAACAGTCCAAGGGCCAGATCACCGGGCAGCTTCAGCGTCTGGGCATCTCGGCCGACTGGACCCGCGAGCGCTTCACCATGGACGAGGGACTGTCGCGCGCGGTGCGCCACCAGTTCGTGCGCCTCTACCACGAGGGCCTCGCCTACCGCGGCGAGCGCATCGTGAACTGGGACCCGGTCTCGCAGACCACGCTGAGCGACCTCGAGGTGCTGCGCGAGGAGCGCAAGGGCAAGATGTACACGCTGTCGTACAAGCTTGCCGATCCGCAGGCCGCGCCGTCGAACGGCGAGGCGGGCGAGATCCGCATCGCTACCGTGCGCCCCGAGACCATCTTCGCCGATCAGGCGATCGCGGTGCACCCCGAAGACGAGCGCTTTGCGCACCTGATCGGGCAACAGGCCCGCATTCCGCTGACCGACCGCTGGATTCCGATCATCGCCGACGCGGCGGTCGAGCGCGACTTTGGCGTGGGGGCCCTCAAGATCACGCCCGCACACGACCCCACCGACTTCGAGATCGGCGAGCGCCATGGCCTCGCGCGCCCCAGCGTGATCGACCTGACCGGCAAGATGACCTCGGAGCTGGTGCCCGCCCCGTTCGTGGGCCTCGACCGCTTCGAGGCGCGCAAGAAGGTGGTGGCGGCCCTCGAGGAGAGCGGCGACTTGATCGAGGCCAAGGACCATACCATCGCGCTGGGCATCTCCGAGCGCACCAAGGAACCGGTGGAGCCGATCATCTCCACCCAGTGGTTCGTGCGCATGGAGGAGATGGCGCGCGCGGTGCTCGCCGGACTTGACCGCGGCGACATGCGGCTCTACCCCGAGCGCTGGGAGAAGGTCAACCGTGACTGGCTCGAGAACATCCGTGACTGGAACATCTCGCGGCAGCTGTGGTGGGGCCACCAGATCCCGGCGTGGTACGACGACGAGGGCAACATCTACGTGCCTCCGCTCGAGAACCCGGACCTTGACCCCTCCACGCTTCCCGAGAACGCCGGCAAGAACTTGCGCCGCGACCCGGACGTGTTCGACACCTGGTTCTCCTCGAACCTGTGGCCGTTTTCGACCCTGGGCTGGCCGGATACGGACAGCGAGGACTACCGCAAGTTCTACCCGACCGCCGTCTTGGTCACCGGTTACGACATCCTGTTCTTCTGGGTGGCGCGCATGCAGATGGCCGGTTACCACTTCACCGGCAAAGCCCCCTTCTCGCGGATCATGCTGCACGGCCTGTACCTCGACGCCAAGGGTCAGAAGATGTCCAAGTCCAAGGGCAACGGCGTGGACCCGCTGGAACTCTTCGATCAGTACGGCGTGGACGCCTCGCGCTTCGCTTTTGCCTACCTCTCGACCGGCGGGCAGGACATCCGCCACGACCCGCGCCGCTTCGAGCAGGGCCGCAACTTCGTCAACAAGCTGTGGAACGCCGCGCGCTTCGTGATGATGAACCTTGAGGGCGAGGCCCACGAGGCCGAGCACACCCTGGCCGACCGCTGGATCCGCTCGCGCCTGAACGACACCGTGCGCGGCGTGACCGAGGCCCTCGAGGAGATGGACCTGGGTGCTGCCATCCGGCTGGCGTACAGCTTCACCTGGGACGAGTTCTGCGACTGGTACATCGAGGCCGCCAAGCCCGCCCTCAAGGAGGGCAACCGTGCCACCCGCGAGACCATCCAGCAGGTGCTCGAGGGCATTCTGAAGCTGCTGCACCCCTTCATGCCCTTCGTGACCTCGGAGATCTACGAGGCCCTGGGGCACCGCCGCCAGATCGCCGTGCACTCGTGGCCCCGGGTGAACGAGGACCTGTTCGATGCCGAGGCCACCCGCGCCTTCGAGGACCTGCGCGCGGCCGTGTCCGCCGCGCGCTCGCTCAAGAGCGAGCTGGGGCTCTCGCCGCAAGACCGCCTGCCCGTGGTGGTCTCGGGCGAAGGGGCCGCCACCGTGCGCGAGAACGCCTACGTGGTGGAGGGCATCGCCCGGGTGGACCTGGTGGAGTCGGTGGAGGGCCGTACCCTCAGTCAGGTGGAGAGCAGCGTGACGGTGCACGTGCCGATCGAGGGTACGGTCAACCTCGAGGAGTGGCTGGCCCGTCAGAAGAAGCGCCTGGCCGAACTCGAGAAGCAGATCAAGCAGGCCGAGGGCAAGCTCGCCAACGAGGGTTTCGTGGCCCGCGCGCCGCAGGAGGTGGTGGACGAGGAGCGCCGCCGCATCGCGGACTTCTCGGCGCAGCGCGAGCGTCTGCTCGAGGTGGTCGCGCAGTTCGCCTGA
- a CDS encoding TrmB family transcriptional regulator gives MSAVIHLQALGLTEYESKAYTALLALGRAAPARIARQAQIPRPKIYETLERLEARGLATRVQQSPLEYAPLSAREYMDRARRSFSERLDALDRSLARLTPDPAPEAVYPLHGEAAIVSLAENLVENARRTLHLAGDDLGQLEHLEQATPRGVQVVRATVENLPPIAAAGQRPFLVARDGEAAIVAHFGGEREPHGVHTHNPVIVKLVEGYVALAAQRA, from the coding sequence ATGAGCGCCGTGATCCACCTGCAAGCCCTGGGCCTGACGGAGTACGAGTCCAAAGCCTACACTGCCCTGCTCGCACTCGGCCGTGCAGCTCCGGCGCGTATCGCACGACAAGCCCAGATTCCGCGCCCCAAGATCTACGAAACCCTCGAGCGCCTCGAGGCGCGCGGACTGGCCACCCGCGTGCAGCAGTCGCCCCTCGAGTACGCCCCCTTATCGGCACGCGAGTACATGGACCGCGCCCGCCGCTCGTTCTCCGAACGGCTCGATGCCTTGGACCGCTCGCTGGCCCGCCTGACCCCGGACCCGGCCCCCGAGGCGGTATACCCCCTGCACGGCGAGGCCGCCATCGTGTCGCTGGCCGAGAACCTGGTGGAGAACGCCCGGCGCACGCTGCACCTGGCCGGGGACGACCTGGGGCAGCTCGAGCACCTCGAGCAGGCCACGCCGCGAGGGGTGCAGGTGGTGCGGGCAACCGTAGAGAACCTGCCGCCGATCGCGGCGGCAGGCCAGCGCCCGTTTCTGGTGGCGCGCGACGGGGAAGCGGCGATCGTGGCGCACTTTGGGGGGGAGCGCGAGCCGCACGGGGTGCACACGCACAACCCGGTGATCGTGAAGCTGGTGGAAGGTTACGTGGCCTTGGCAGCCCAGAGGGCCTGA
- a CDS encoding LacI family DNA-binding transcriptional regulator has protein sequence MTKTTIQDVAQLARVGVGTVSRVLNNHPSVRAATRQRVLEAIETLGYVPNPHARRIAGGRSYTVSVLLPMVSAEFYIRLLTAVEETLAAQRFDTAIFPLMGRARLERYLESHTLPYQADGVMMITYDLASLFQEGKLPTSQPVVLIDARSDQYDCAFVDNYRGGRIAGNYVAGFEGEVYVLSLEDDPEALFVSQVFVDRMRGFREGLAERGGRIERDYLCALHHQGGVQAARQLLDRATFPCTVFAAADLLAVPLMDEVTRRGLRVGQDVRVVGYDNQPWARDLGLTTVHQPVEEMGERGAAMLLERLAGFDGPARQVCFEPFLIERASSRPELSKPAADPLVRSVVAKLPS, from the coding sequence ATGACCAAGACAACCATTCAGGATGTGGCACAGCTCGCCCGCGTGGGGGTGGGTACCGTATCGCGGGTGCTCAACAACCACCCCTCGGTTCGGGCCGCCACCCGCCAGCGGGTCCTCGAGGCCATCGAGACGCTGGGTTACGTTCCCAACCCGCATGCCCGCCGCATCGCCGGCGGGCGCTCGTACACGGTCAGCGTGCTGCTGCCGATGGTTTCGGCCGAGTTCTACATCCGCCTGCTGACCGCGGTAGAAGAAACCCTGGCCGCGCAGCGCTTCGATACCGCCATCTTCCCGCTGATGGGCCGCGCGCGCCTCGAGCGCTACCTCGAGAGCCACACCCTGCCTTACCAGGCCGACGGGGTGATGATGATCACCTACGATCTGGCCTCGCTGTTTCAGGAGGGCAAGCTGCCCACCTCGCAGCCGGTGGTCCTGATCGACGCGCGCAGCGACCAGTACGACTGCGCCTTTGTGGACAACTACCGGGGCGGGCGCATCGCCGGGAATTATGTGGCGGGCTTCGAGGGCGAGGTGTACGTGCTGTCCCTCGAGGATGACCCCGAGGCCCTGTTCGTGAGCCAGGTGTTCGTGGACCGTATGCGCGGCTTCCGCGAGGGACTTGCCGAGCGGGGCGGGCGCATCGAGCGCGACTACCTGTGCGCGCTGCATCACCAGGGCGGCGTGCAGGCTGCCCGGCAGTTGCTGGACCGCGCGACCTTTCCGTGCACGGTGTTCGCCGCTGCCGATCTGCTGGCGGTGCCCTTGATGGACGAGGTGACCCGCCGGGGCCTGCGGGTCGGGCAGGACGTGCGGGTGGTCGGCTACGACAACCAGCCCTGGGCCCGTGATCTGGGGCTCACCACCGTTCACCAGCCGGTAGAGGAGATGGGCGAGCGCGGCGCGGCGATGCTGCTCGAGCGTCTGGCAGGATTTGACGGTCCCGCGCGGCAGGTGTGCTTCGAGCCGTTTCTGATCGAGCGCGCCTCGAGCCGCCCCGAGCTGTCCAAACCTGCCGCTGACCCGCTGGTGCGCTCGGTGGTCGCCAAGTTGCCGAGCTGA